A single genomic interval of halophilic archaeon DL31 harbors:
- a CDS encoding ABC-type transporter, periplasmic subunit (PFAM: Bacterial extracellular solute-binding protein, family 5~KEGG: hmu:Hmuk_0116 extracellular solute-binding protein family 5): MPKQSTRRSFLTAAGTGLAATLAGCGGNAPDEQSTDTQSATPMSSETATATPEEEKQFTGGTLQMASDGPVQTLDPANAKGSGAGYNQYAESLMEFPNGDLPPQPSLATDYSLSNDGKTYTFELKEGVMFHNGDEMTASDFVYSWERLAGAEESQNADDIVGGTFTIAHEGNTGESVTNYVPGTLEMEAVDDYTFKFTLGSAFHASLSQIAGGAFAVYPEGSVSYPKDYESHGLDGLMWEGEYEYNEFFSTQGDGPFFAGTGAFKIDSWSKGDSIELSMFEEYHGEGPYIDGITYTVIGSANTRFSRFVNGNLDILNGPPTANLNPNNLSIDRDRGSYRAGTYELDNGTTVNYGEATALDTDYIVFNTARTPKPVRQAFAYLLNQEAIAQDIYKGFAEPGYELTPPPVFMSEGDTTPTESYDAHYQEGANNQLDFAADGWPYGIGEARFEEAQAVMEEAGYGENNRYEIEFTVFSGSSAWDRISKRLRDKAQNAYINVDITKADFGTIISKAINGDMDMFSLGDGMEWPESDNFLRFIPPYENPAFMFTRWTHRVEAPGVDFNGNDPETVKEDLLGEMADSVEPSHVSVTASQDTDGQGTAAVFIEDITADEFADIINSAGYSSSTPQAIGAGFDDLMPVADTAWEEHYEPHTGAGEENQQQRNIAYYTIEEVNWETVQEMPTVHSVTQRLWSQDVNIRMAGTMENQAFNTVTIERDE, encoded by the coding sequence ATGCCCAAGCAGAGCACGCGGCGGTCGTTCCTTACGGCGGCAGGCACCGGGCTTGCGGCGACGCTTGCCGGCTGTGGCGGTAATGCACCGGATGAACAGTCGACAGACACGCAGTCTGCGACGCCGATGTCGTCGGAGACGGCGACTGCGACCCCCGAAGAAGAGAAGCAGTTCACGGGCGGGACCCTGCAGATGGCCTCCGATGGCCCCGTTCAGACCCTCGACCCCGCCAACGCGAAAGGGTCGGGTGCGGGCTACAACCAGTACGCGGAGTCGCTGATGGAGTTCCCCAACGGCGATCTACCCCCCCAGCCCTCGCTGGCGACGGACTACAGCCTCTCGAACGACGGGAAGACGTACACGTTCGAGCTGAAGGAGGGCGTGATGTTTCACAACGGCGACGAGATGACCGCGTCGGACTTCGTCTACTCGTGGGAGCGACTGGCTGGCGCCGAGGAGAGCCAGAACGCCGACGACATCGTCGGCGGCACGTTCACCATCGCCCACGAGGGGAACACCGGCGAGTCGGTCACCAACTACGTCCCCGGCACGCTGGAGATGGAGGCCGTCGACGACTACACGTTCAAGTTCACGCTCGGGTCGGCGTTCCACGCCTCTCTCTCCCAGATTGCGGGCGGGGCGTTTGCCGTCTATCCGGAGGGCTCGGTCTCGTACCCGAAGGATTACGAGAGCCACGGCCTCGACGGCCTGATGTGGGAAGGCGAGTACGAGTACAACGAGTTCTTCTCCACGCAGGGCGACGGTCCCTTCTTCGCCGGCACCGGCGCGTTCAAGATCGACTCCTGGTCGAAGGGTGACTCCATCGAGCTCTCGATGTTCGAGGAGTACCACGGCGAAGGCCCCTACATCGACGGGATCACGTACACCGTCATCGGCTCGGCCAACACGCGATTCAGCCGGTTCGTCAACGGCAATCTCGACATTCTCAACGGCCCGCCGACGGCGAACCTCAACCCCAACAACCTGAGTATCGACCGCGACCGCGGCAGCTACCGAGCGGGGACCTACGAACTCGACAACGGAACGACCGTCAACTACGGTGAGGCGACCGCGCTGGACACAGACTACATCGTGTTCAACACCGCGCGGACGCCCAAGCCGGTGCGGCAAGCGTTCGCCTACCTGCTCAACCAGGAGGCCATCGCACAGGATATCTACAAGGGGTTCGCGGAGCCGGGGTACGAGCTGACGCCCCCGCCCGTGTTCATGAGCGAGGGGGACACGACGCCCACCGAGAGCTACGACGCCCACTACCAGGAAGGGGCCAACAACCAGCTTGACTTCGCCGCCGACGGCTGGCCGTACGGCATCGGCGAGGCCCGCTTCGAGGAGGCCCAGGCCGTCATGGAAGAAGCCGGCTACGGCGAGAACAACCGCTACGAAATCGAGTTCACGGTGTTCTCCGGGAGCTCCGCCTGGGACCGAATCTCCAAGCGCCTGCGTGATAAGGCCCAGAACGCCTACATCAACGTCGACATCACGAAGGCTGACTTCGGGACCATCATCTCGAAAGCTATCAACGGGGACATGGACATGTTCTCACTGGGCGACGGGATGGAGTGGCCCGAATCGGACAACTTCCTCCGCTTCATTCCACCGTACGAGAACCCGGCGTTCATGTTCACGCGCTGGACCCACCGAGTCGAGGCGCCCGGCGTCGACTTCAACGGCAACGACCCCGAGACGGTCAAGGAGGACCTGCTCGGCGAAATGGCCGACTCCGTCGAGCCAAGCCACGTCTCGGTCACGGCCTCACAGGACACCGACGGCCAGGGGACGGCCGCGGTGTTCATCGAAGACATCACCGCCGACGAGTTCGCCGACATCATCAATTCGGCGGGCTATTCCTCCTCGACGCCGCAGGCCATTGGCGCGGGTTTCGACGACCTGATGCCCGTCGCCGACACCGCCTGGGAAGAGCATTACGAGCCCCACACGGGTGCGGGTGAGGAGAACCAGCAGCAGCGCAACATCGCCTACTACACGATCGAGGAGGTCAACTGGGAGACGGTCCAGGAGATGCCGACCGTCCACAGTGTCACCCAGCGCCTCTGGAGTCAGGACGTGAACATCCGCATGGCCGGCACGATGGAGAACCAGGCGTTCAACACCGTGACCATCGAGCGCGACGAGTAA
- a CDS encoding metallophosphoesterase (PFAM: Metallophosphoesterase~KEGG: hmu:Hmuk_0118 metallophosphoesterase) gives MSVLGSRLPMTGPVDHSGSSPGSLMASLQRPRSDEPTRIAVVADPHVSTREEGTSKLFEHTEQHLENAVADINERDVDYTLCVGDITKDGEPWNFEAADEILADLDSPFRSVPGNHDVPKERDDHENLPMEEFAARYTPDGEGFPFHERVGGVDVVGLNSSGGKEWLTDSHDGLVTDEQLEWLDEHLPEFDNPLIAVHHNLPTMSDQLVEHRDNNEPEMAIPPVMQNPEAFTDTLAENDVALMVTGHLHMPSATVEQGVRELMTPTTCSFPQSYMLLEITSEGTEARLIPVTDHEGMMRGHRERSGDSTTGKGLTDMAAIRLAQFPLVDER, from the coding sequence ATGTCCGTGCTCGGCTCACGGCTCCCCATGACCGGACCAGTCGACCACAGCGGCAGTTCCCCAGGGAGTTTGATGGCGTCACTCCAACGGCCCCGCAGCGACGAGCCGACACGAATCGCCGTCGTCGCCGACCCCCACGTCTCGACACGTGAAGAGGGCACCTCCAAACTGTTTGAGCACACCGAACAGCACCTCGAGAACGCCGTCGCAGACATCAACGAGCGGGACGTTGACTACACGCTCTGTGTTGGCGACATCACCAAGGATGGCGAGCCATGGAACTTCGAGGCCGCAGACGAGATTCTGGCTGACCTCGACTCGCCGTTCCGCTCGGTCCCGGGCAACCACGACGTGCCGAAGGAAAGAGACGACCACGAGAACCTCCCCATGGAGGAGTTCGCTGCGCGATACACCCCCGACGGCGAAGGGTTCCCGTTCCACGAACGCGTCGGCGGCGTCGACGTTGTCGGCCTGAACAGCTCCGGCGGCAAAGAGTGGCTGACGGACTCCCACGACGGCCTTGTCACTGACGAGCAGCTCGAGTGGCTGGACGAACACCTTCCCGAGTTCGACAACCCACTCATCGCCGTCCACCACAACCTCCCGACGATGTCCGACCAGTTGGTCGAACACCGGGACAACAACGAGCCAGAGATGGCCATCCCGCCCGTGATGCAGAACCCCGAGGCGTTCACCGACACGCTGGCAGAGAACGACGTGGCGCTGATGGTGACGGGCCATCTGCACATGCCCTCCGCGACCGTCGAGCAGGGCGTGCGAGAGCTGATGACGCCGACGACCTGTTCATTCCCGCAGTCGTACATGCTGCTGGAGATCACCTCCGAGGGGACCGAAGCCCGACTCATCCCGGTCACAGATCATGAAGGAATGATGCGCGGTCACCGCGAGCGGAGCGGCGACTCGACCACTGGGAAGGGGCTGACAGATATGGCGGCCATCCGCCTGGCGCAGTTCCCACTCGTGGATGAGCGGTGA
- a CDS encoding PfkB domain protein (PFAM: Carbohydrate/purine kinase~KEGG: hla:Hlac_2117 PfkB domain protein): protein MSGEARERPEVLCVGAATVDRTYEVTNLPEPDGGAFAHTLSESFGGVGANVATGLATLGRETGLLARLGDDEFAERVESDLRTGPVDDSCVRRRPGTTTHCIIPRDPAGDRMIITAGDSTKRLRLNDEDREKLRQVAAVFATAYVPEQVTTALVELAEQPAGPRLVFDLSGPLAELKDRGTKRQTIDRAVEAAELFVVGEVAVESYLDCAASDAVDALRERGCARGAVTFGEAGATLFSANGRTQIDAFPVDAVDTTGAGDAFVAGLVDRWLLGEESAADAGQFAAAAAALNCEAEGARGGLATAEQIRAFIAKRTA, encoded by the coding sequence ATGAGCGGTGAGGCGAGGGAGCGGCCCGAGGTGCTCTGTGTAGGCGCGGCCACCGTCGACCGGACGTACGAGGTAACGAATCTCCCCGAACCCGATGGCGGCGCGTTCGCCCACACGCTCTCGGAATCCTTCGGCGGCGTCGGCGCCAACGTGGCGACGGGGCTCGCGACCCTCGGTCGGGAAACGGGACTACTCGCTCGCCTTGGCGACGACGAATTCGCCGAGCGCGTCGAATCTGACCTCCGCACCGGCCCCGTCGACGACTCGTGCGTGCGGCGGCGGCCAGGGACCACGACCCACTGCATCATCCCACGGGACCCCGCGGGCGACCGCATGATCATCACGGCCGGCGACTCGACCAAACGACTCCGGCTCAACGACGAGGACCGAGAGAAACTCCGACAGGTAGCGGCTGTCTTCGCCACGGCGTATGTGCCGGAGCAAGTGACCACCGCGCTCGTGGAATTGGCTGAACAACCGGCTGGACCGCGACTGGTCTTTGACCTGTCGGGCCCGCTTGCAGAACTGAAAGACCGGGGGACAAAACGCCAGACCATCGACCGGGCGGTCGAGGCAGCGGAGCTGTTCGTCGTCGGTGAAGTCGCCGTGGAATCCTACCTCGACTGTGCAGCGAGCGATGCCGTCGACGCGCTCCGAGAGCGGGGCTGCGCCCGCGGCGCCGTCACGTTCGGCGAGGCGGGAGCAACGCTGTTCAGCGCCAACGGGCGCACCCAGATCGACGCGTTTCCCGTTGACGCCGTGGATACGACGGGCGCGGGCGATGCGTTCGTCGCCGGACTGGTGGACCGCTGGCTGCTCGGCGAGGAATCGGCCGCCGATGCGGGGCAGTTCGCAGCGGCTGCCGCAGCGCTCAACTGTGAGGCCGAGGGAGCTCGAGGCGGCCTCGCGACAGCCGAGCAGATCCGCGCATTCATCGCCAAACGGACTGCCTAA
- a CDS encoding photosystem I assembly BtpA (KEGG: hla:Hlac_2116 photosystem I assembly BtpA~TIGRFAM: Photosystem I assembly BtpA~PFAM: Photosystem I assembly BtpA) translates to MNLDAVFGRSQPVIGMVHLDPLPGSPQFEGDRETILQNARADARALEAGGVDALLVENFGDAPFYPDDVPKHVVASMTRAAAAVAEESELPVGINILRNDAMADLAVAQAVDADFMRVNIHTGARVADQGIIEGKAYETMRERDRLGVDVKVFADHDVKHSAPIAAEDFTAESFADNVERGLADATVVSGMGTGHAVDQDELQQASDRREEFGLDVPLFVGSGVTPDTVGEILAVADGVIVGTALKGGDSSGDPVSAEATRELVAAADEIRE, encoded by the coding sequence ATGAACCTCGACGCAGTGTTCGGCCGGAGTCAGCCAGTGATCGGGATGGTCCACCTCGACCCGCTTCCAGGGTCGCCGCAGTTCGAGGGCGACCGCGAAACTATCCTGCAGAACGCCCGTGCTGATGCGCGGGCACTGGAGGCTGGCGGCGTTGACGCGCTGCTGGTCGAGAACTTCGGCGATGCGCCGTTTTACCCGGACGACGTTCCCAAACACGTCGTGGCTTCGATGACGCGAGCCGCGGCCGCCGTCGCCGAGGAATCCGAACTCCCAGTCGGTATCAACATCCTCCGAAACGACGCGATGGCCGATCTGGCCGTCGCGCAGGCTGTCGATGCCGACTTCATGCGCGTGAACATTCACACTGGTGCGCGCGTCGCCGATCAGGGTATCATCGAGGGCAAAGCCTACGAGACGATGCGGGAGCGCGACCGCCTCGGCGTCGACGTAAAGGTGTTCGCTGACCACGACGTGAAACACTCCGCACCCATCGCTGCTGAGGATTTCACTGCCGAGTCCTTCGCTGATAACGTCGAGCGCGGGCTCGCTGACGCGACCGTTGTCTCCGGAATGGGGACGGGCCACGCTGTCGACCAAGATGAACTGCAGCAGGCTTCCGACCGGCGAGAGGAGTTCGGACTCGACGTCCCACTGTTCGTTGGGAGCGGCGTCACCCCAGACACGGTCGGAGAGATTCTGGCGGTCGCCGACGGCGTCATCGTCGGCACCGCGCTGAAGGGTGGTGACTCCTCAGGCGACCCTGTTAGTGCAGAAGCGACCCGGGAGTTAGTCGCCGCAGCCGACGAAATCCGGGAGTAG
- a CDS encoding hypothetical protein (KEGG: hvo:HVO_1623 hypothetical protein): protein MTDPVPVAVPRKGRPLEAVLERVATVADNPEAESLVDDLTSVLRYEKAITKGEQTADADSYQRLAEYSELSRGPEYTLLRDDRPGKPRRIVFDSLVLELDGLPVHLVGREEPFRALRTHEFALGFDAADLVLEEVVSLGPDGVSDLAAVNERIDPTESDVRVVSGLGDTVYHTLLGVPEMVEAGETLDRSFLAQYEGDLCISPRYERLVEAVLGMTAVEGVEFVYPDEGQEEEAAIAEAGLGVYLTVTGSTAREHDLMLGEQLFPSETVLLENPKEVDEQVEAVRRAVCGDDLEAQTELWA from the coding sequence ATGACTGACCCGGTTCCGGTTGCAGTGCCACGGAAAGGTCGCCCGCTGGAGGCGGTGCTCGAACGGGTGGCGACCGTCGCTGACAACCCCGAGGCGGAGTCGCTTGTCGACGATCTGACGTCGGTGCTGCGGTACGAGAAAGCCATCACAAAGGGGGAACAGACCGCTGACGCCGACAGCTACCAGCGCCTCGCTGAGTACTCGGAGCTCTCACGCGGCCCAGAGTACACGCTGCTCCGGGACGACCGGCCCGGCAAACCCCGCCGTATCGTCTTCGACAGCCTCGTCCTCGAACTCGACGGACTGCCCGTGCATCTGGTGGGTCGCGAGGAGCCGTTCCGCGCGCTCCGGACCCACGAGTTCGCGCTCGGCTTCGACGCAGCGGACCTCGTGCTCGAGGAAGTCGTCTCGCTCGGTCCAGATGGGGTGTCGGACTTGGCGGCCGTCAACGAGCGTATCGACCCGACAGAGTCCGACGTGCGCGTCGTTTCAGGGCTTGGCGATACGGTCTACCACACGCTGCTCGGCGTGCCCGAGATGGTCGAAGCGGGGGAGACGCTCGACCGGTCGTTCCTCGCACAGTACGAGGGGGACCTGTGTATCTCGCCGCGGTACGAACGCCTCGTCGAGGCAGTTCTCGGTATGACGGCCGTCGAAGGTGTCGAGTTCGTCTACCCCGACGAGGGGCAGGAAGAGGAGGCAGCCATTGCCGAGGCCGGTCTCGGCGTCTATCTCACGGTCACCGGGAGCACGGCCCGGGAGCACGACCTGATGCTGGGGGAACAGCTCTTTCCCAGCGAGACGGTGCTGCTCGAGAACCCAAAGGAGGTCGACGAGCAGGTCGAAGCGGTCCGGCGCGCGGTGTGTGGTGACGACCTCGAGGCCCAGACCGAACTCTGGGCCTAG
- a CDS encoding beta-lactamase domain protein (KEGG: nmg:Nmag_3589 beta-lactamase domain protein), with protein sequence MRRLHNRYAVGATGEHMTTSDWGDWLPRAVENADPDGVAVWYLGCNGFVLKGTDGTTLFVDPYLGTGDPPRTIRMVPVPFSPEDVTEADAVFATHEHSDHVHGESQAPILENTGATFVAPDASMRAARDEQSWEDRWELEEAQFSEVSEGVVLEFGEFTVHVVEVNDPDAEHPIGYVFEHPAGTVFHPGDSRPADSFASLGTAFDIDLGILAFGSAGMIPDKETGEPRYTQWYSDENQVAEAASALKLDRLLPSHWDMWKGLTGDPTALHEHTASFDYPRQLDIVETGDRVDIST encoded by the coding sequence ATGAGACGGCTCCACAATCGCTATGCAGTGGGCGCCACAGGTGAGCATATGACCACGAGCGACTGGGGCGACTGGCTGCCGCGAGCCGTGGAGAACGCCGACCCGGACGGTGTCGCCGTCTGGTACCTGGGCTGTAACGGATTTGTCCTCAAAGGGACTGACGGGACGACACTGTTCGTCGACCCGTACCTCGGAACGGGCGACCCTCCCCGAACGATTCGAATGGTCCCGGTTCCGTTCTCCCCTGAAGACGTGACGGAGGCTGACGCCGTCTTCGCCACGCACGAGCATAGTGACCACGTCCACGGCGAGTCACAGGCCCCGATTCTGGAGAACACGGGCGCAACGTTCGTCGCGCCAGATGCATCCATGCGCGCCGCAAGAGACGAGCAGTCGTGGGAGGACCGCTGGGAACTGGAGGAAGCGCAGTTCTCGGAAGTTTCGGAAGGTGTAGTCCTCGAGTTCGGCGAGTTCACTGTCCACGTCGTTGAGGTGAACGACCCTGACGCCGAACATCCCATTGGATACGTCTTCGAGCACCCCGCAGGGACCGTCTTCCACCCCGGCGACTCTCGGCCTGCAGACTCGTTTGCTTCGCTGGGCACGGCGTTCGACATCGACCTCGGGATTCTGGCGTTCGGCTCTGCGGGCATGATACCCGACAAGGAGACGGGCGAACCACGCTACACCCAGTGGTACAGTGACGAGAACCAGGTCGCCGAGGCGGCCAGCGCACTCAAACTCGACAGGCTGCTGCCGAGCCACTGGGACATGTGGAAGGGCCTGACTGGCGACCCGACTGCCCTGCATGAACACACGGCGTCGTTCGACTATCCTCGCCAACTCGACATCGTCGAAACCGGGGACCGGGTCGACATCTCTACCTAA
- a CDS encoding MscS Mechanosensitive ion channel (PFAM: Mechanosensitive ion channel MscS~KEGG: hla:Hlac_1508 MscS mechanosensitive ion channel), protein MARHTFLGSVAVAVVTGLIGWYIRVTTPLQLTIGDVLVDPFLARSLLAVAFAAFVFGCYRLSLSWLNRDASKRRRHDLRNVLRLGFGLVGLVGVLGAVTDQWLGVLFSLGVVGFAITFALQQPLLSLLGWVYITAKRPYGVGDRVRIGEVKGDVVAVDFLVTTLWEVGGELVSTNQPSGRRVTVPNSIVLSADLTTFGGAGGEYVWNELTMQVAYETDLTFAREVMVEEAEVLLGEEMHRRIEQYRDELSQTAVELTVDDGPTVNIVQQESWLELRLRYLVNPRRATRTRNRLYEAILDRFEAEPDRVMFPLGRNR, encoded by the coding sequence GTGGCCAGACACACGTTCCTTGGCTCCGTCGCCGTCGCAGTCGTTACCGGGCTGATCGGCTGGTACATTCGAGTTACTACGCCACTCCAACTCACAATCGGGGACGTGCTCGTCGACCCGTTTCTCGCGCGGTCGCTGCTCGCGGTCGCGTTCGCCGCCTTCGTCTTCGGCTGCTACCGGCTCTCACTGAGTTGGCTGAATCGCGACGCCAGCAAACGCCGGCGCCACGACTTACGGAACGTTCTCCGTCTGGGGTTCGGCCTCGTCGGGCTGGTCGGCGTGCTCGGTGCGGTCACGGACCAGTGGCTCGGCGTGCTGTTCTCGCTTGGCGTCGTCGGCTTCGCCATCACCTTTGCGCTCCAACAACCGCTGTTGTCGCTCCTCGGTTGGGTGTACATCACCGCAAAACGTCCCTACGGCGTGGGCGACCGAGTCCGTATCGGCGAGGTCAAAGGCGACGTTGTCGCGGTGGATTTTCTCGTCACCACGCTGTGGGAGGTGGGCGGCGAACTCGTCTCGACGAACCAGCCATCGGGCCGCCGGGTGACGGTTCCCAACAGCATCGTGCTCTCGGCGGATCTCACCACCTTCGGGGGCGCCGGCGGGGAGTACGTCTGGAACGAACTCACGATGCAGGTCGCCTACGAGACGGACCTCACGTTCGCCCGCGAAGTGATGGTTGAGGAGGCCGAGGTTCTGCTGGGCGAAGAGATGCACCGCCGTATCGAGCAGTACCGCGACGAACTCTCCCAGACCGCTGTGGAACTCACCGTCGACGATGGGCCCACGGTCAATATCGTCCAACAGGAGTCGTGGTTGGAGCTCCGACTGCGCTATCTGGTGAACCCCCGCCGCGCGACGCGGACCCGAAACAGACTCTACGAGGCCATTCTGGACCGCTTCGAGGCGGAGCCGGACCGGGTAATGTTCCCCCTCGGTCGGAACCGCTGA